From the Nocardiopsis changdeensis genome, one window contains:
- a CDS encoding TOBE domain-containing protein, whose protein sequence is MPTFQISEAAELLGVSADTVRRWVDAGRLGASRDASGRRLLDGADLAAFMREGSHQDPDRHRSSARNRFHGLVTGIVRDTVMAQVEVQAGPHRIVSLMSREAADELGLEVGATATAVVKSTNVIVETSGDRHA, encoded by the coding sequence CTTCCAGATCAGCGAGGCCGCCGAACTGCTCGGCGTCAGCGCCGACACCGTGCGCCGCTGGGTCGACGCCGGCCGCCTCGGCGCCTCCCGCGACGCCTCCGGCCGCCGCCTCCTCGACGGGGCCGACCTGGCCGCCTTCATGCGCGAGGGGTCCCACCAGGACCCCGACCGCCACCGTTCCTCCGCGCGCAACCGCTTCCACGGACTGGTCACCGGGATCGTCCGCGACACCGTCATGGCGCAGGTGGAGGTCCAGGCGGGGCCGCACCGCATCGTCTCGCTGATGAGCCGCGAGGCCGCCGACGAACTCGGCCTGGAGGTCGGCGCCACCGCCACGGCCGTGGTCAAGTCCACGAACGTGATCGTCGAGACGAGCGGAGACCGCCATGCGTGA